The genomic window GCATTTGGCCGATCTTGAAAAGATTTGTGGCAATCGCTCGTGCGAGGAGTACCAAGACTTGGAAAAAGCCATCGCGGCTTACCGCAAGGCCAACCCTTGAGCCTCAGGTCCGGCAGGGGGGCGTGGCCCCCTTGCAGTGTTGCCCCCTCATAGGTGAGAGGGCGCTACAAGTACGACTCAGGCCCCGGGTTCCGGCTTAGTCGTAGTGGGCGCTTCAAAGCAATCCCGGAAGGTAAAGTAAAACGAGGTGAAAAACATGGTCGCCAAGGCGAGGCCCGCCGGGAACATGATGGCGTTAATCAGGGCGGGGCTACCTAGCAAACTCACCAAAATCGCCACACTCATGGCGACCCCGAGAAACGCGGCCATCCAAACCAAGCCGAATACCGTAAAAGCCCAGAAGTTTCGCAAGCAAGCAACGGCACTGAAAAACAGGCTCTTCATGGGGGTGATGCCATGCCAATGCACCAGCGCCGGCGCATGCCAAAACAGCAAGGACAAGGGCAAATACAGCACCATGGCCACCAAGGCGGCAGACTGAAAATCGCCTTGCAGCACAACCTCGGGAGACAGCTCACCGCCCAGCAGATACACGCGGGCAAACTGCCCGCCGTCCACCGTGGCAGAAATGCCCATGACCAATATAAAACCCACGGCATAGAGCACGCCCAGTACCACCATGGAGCGCAGCCGGTCTTTGCCGGCGCGGAAGCCGGCGATCAGCACTTGGGGCATCGGGAATTGCCCTTGCTCAGCGATCTGCGTGGCTGCCATGAGCCCCAGGGTAGCTGCCGGTAACAAGGCCAGCGCCAAAGGTGTTCCGATCACCGGCAAAAGGCTCAAGAGCGATACCGCCGCCATGAACATAAAAAACAGGCCGGTGAACGCCAGGGGCTGGCGCAAAAAGGTGCGCACCCCTTGCTTGAACCAAAGGACACCTTGGCGGGGAGGGACGATCTGGAGTTTCATGCGGTGTGCGGCTCTGGATTCATGAAGGTGGACAGCGTGAGGGGCGACGCAATACGTTGCTTCAGCACCCGCTCAAAGTGGGTCGGGTCGTGGGGTTTGAGCATCGAGGCTTCGCGCGGCAGGTACCAATCCCACAGGCGCGAGAGCCAGAAGCGCAGTGCGCCGGCCCGCAACATCGCGGGGAACAGTTCGCGCTCTTGGGGTGTCAAGGGGCGCACGCTTTCGTAGGCTTGGACAAAAGCGCGGCTGCGCTCCAGATCGGCGACTCCGGTGGGCAGGTCTATGCACCAGTCGTTGAGGCACACCGCCAGATCGAACAGCCAGGCATCGGTGCCGGCAAAGTAAAAGTCAAAGAAACCGCTGAGGCGGGGTTCGCCATTCACCTTGTCAAACATCACGTTGTCGCGGAACAAGTCTGCGTGGATAGCGCCGCGCGGCAGGGCGGTGTAGGCGCTCTGTGCGGCGACATGGTTCTGGTAAGCCAGCTCACTCTGGATCAGCGCAGCGAGGGGCGCTTCAAGGTGTGGCAGCACCACTGGTACTGTCTCATTCCACCAAGCAAGCGCCCGCAGGTTGGGCTGTTGCATGCCGAAGTCGCGGCCGGCCAGGTGCATGCGTGCGAGCATGGCGCCCACTTGCTGGCAGTGTTCCACGTTGGGGCTCAATTCGCTCTTGCCTTTGAGGCGGTTCACCACGGCGGCAGGTTTGCCGTTCAGGCTGTGCAACACATCGCCATCGCGGTTGGCTGCAGGGTCCGGCACGGGGATGCCATGGAACGCCAGGTGCTTCATCAGCCGCAGGTAAAACGGCAACTGCTGCGCCGTCAGCCGTTCGAACAGGGTCAGCACATAGGGCGCCTGATCGGTAGTGACAAAGTAGTTGGTGTTCTCAATGCCGCCGGAGCAGCCCTCCATGGTTTGGAGAGTGCCCAATTGCAGGGAGGAAAGAAAAGTGCTGGCCTCGTCAAGCGAGACCTCTGTGTAAACCGCCATGGCGCAATTGTAGGGTGGCGGGGCACTCCGACGTGAGCGAGACCTTGCCCTGCGCGGGGCACAACATCCGCCGCCGGGCCGCCCCAAGGCGGATGCGCCCCCTTGGGGGGCAGCGACCCGCGAAGCGGCGGAGCGTGGGGGCACAATACTATTTATGACCGAACCCAAGAAAACCCTGCTGCTGGTGGATGGCTCCAGCTATTTGTATCGCGCCTTTTTTGCCGGCGGGGACAGCATGAGCGTGACGCTGCCGGACGGCACTGTCCAGAAAACCGGTGCGGTGCGCATCATGATCAACATGATGAACAGCCTGCGCAAGGAGTACCCGGCCGACTACGTGGCTTGCGTGTTCGACGCCAAAGGCCCGACCTTCCGCGATGAGATTTACCCCGAGTACAAAGCCCACCGCGATCCGATGCCCGACGATTTGCGCAGTCAGATCGCACCCATCCACGAAATCGTGCGCCTGCTGGGTTGGACGGTGCTGGACGTGCCAGGTGTGGAAGCTGATGACGTGATCGGCACGCTAGCGGCCACCGCTGCTTCGCAAGGCATTGAGGTGATTGTGAGCAGCGGCGACAAGGATTTGGCGCAGCTGGTGAATGAGCACATCACCATCATCGACACCATGAACGGCAAGCGCCGCGACTTGGCCGGAGTGGAGGCCGAGTTCGGCGTGCCTGCCCGCCTGATGCTGGATTACCAGACCCTGGTGGGCGACACGGTGGACAACGTACCCGGCGTGGCCAAGGTCGGCCCCAAGACGGCGGTGAAATGGCTGCAGCAGTACGGCTCGCTACAAGGCGTAATGGACAACGCCACCAACATCGGCGGTGTGGTGGGCGAGAACCTGCGCAAAGCGCTGGACTGGTTGCCCACCGGCCGCACGCTGCTGACTATCAAGACCGACTGCGACCTCACGGGTTGGGTTGATGGCTTGCCTGCTATGGATTCGATAGCTGCGGGCGCAAAGGATACGGGCGCTCTGCGTGCTTTTTATGAGAAATACGGCTTCAAGGGGCTGGCCAAGTCCGTAGGTGGCGCTGAAGCTTCGTCTGCCGCTCCTGCGCCCTCTGCGCGCACCTCGGAGCCGGGCTTGTTTGACGAGCCTGCCGTTGAAGCGGCTACGCCTGCATCGCGCGTGAGTACGGTGGAATACGAAACCATCTTTTCACTGGCGGCTTTGGATGCCCTCATCGCGCGCATTCACGCGGCCCCGTTGACGGCCTTGGATACCGAGACCACCTCGCTGGATGAAATGCGCGCCGAGATCGTGGGCATCAGCTTCAGCACCGAGCCGGGCAAAGGCGCTTACATCCCGGTGGCGCACCGCTACCCCGGAGCGCCTGAGCAGTTGGACCGTGATGCGGTGCTTGCCAAGCTCAAGCCCTGGCTGGAGAACCCGCAAGCCTTGAAGCTGGGCCAGCACATCAAATACGACCGCCATGTGTTTGCCAACCATGGCATTGAAGTGCAGGGCTATGCGCATGACACCATGTTGCAGAGCTATGTGCTCGAAGCCGACAAGCCGCACGGGCTTGCGAGCCTGGCCGAGCGCCACCTGGGGCGCAGCGGCATCAGCTTTGAAGACCTGTGCGGAAAAGGCGTGAACCAGATCAGTTTTGACCAGGTGGACATTGACAAGGCGGCCGAATACGCCTGTGAAGACTCCGACCAGACGCTGGATGTGCACCTGGCCCTCTGGCCACAGATCGAGGCTAACGACAAGCTGAAGTTCATTTACGAGCTGGAGATCGCCAGCAGCGAAGCGTTGTACCGCATTGAGCGCAATGGCGTGCTGATCGACGCGCCCACGCTGGCAGCTCAAAGCCACGAACTGGGCCAGCGCATCCTGCAACTGGAAACCGAGGCCTACGAGATTGCCGGCCAACCCTTCAACCTGAGCAGCCCCAAGCAGCTGGGTGAAATCTTCTTTGACAAGTTGGGCATGCCGGTAGTGAAGAAAACCGCCACCGGTGCGCGCAGTACCGATGAAGAAGTGCTGGAGAAACTGGCAGAAGACTATCCGCTACCCGCCAAACTGCTGGAGCACCGCAGCCTGGCCAAGCTCAAAGGCACCTACACGGACAAGCTGGCGCAGCTGGCCTTGCCACGCACCGGCCGTGTGCACACGCACTACGCGCAAGCCGTGGCGGTGACCGGGCGCTTGAGCAGCAACGACCCCAACCTGCAAAACATTCCGATCCGCACCGCGGAGGGGCGCCGAGTGCGCGAAGCCTTTGTGGCACCCGCAGGGAGCGTGATTGCCAGTGCCGATTACAGCCAGATCGAGCTGCGCATCATGGCGCACATCAGCGGTGATGAGGCACTTTTGGGCGCCTTTCATCAGGGGCTGGATGTGCACCGCGCTACGGCGGCCGAGGTGTTCGGCGTGCCGGTGGACCAGGTGAGCAGCGAGCAGCGCCGGTACGCCAAGGTCATCAACTTCGGGTTGATCTACGGCATGAGCGCCTTCGGGCTGGCGCGCAACTTGGGCATCGACAACACGGCGGCCAAAAACTACATCCAGCGCTACTTTGAGCGTTACCCCGGCGTGAAAACCTACATGGAGTCCACTCGCGAGCTGGCCAAGCGCCAAGGCTATGTGGAAACGGTGTTCGGCCGCCGGCTGCAGCTTGCCGGCATCAAAAACGCCAAGGGCGCGCAGCTGGCGGGGCTGGAGCGTGCGGCTATCAACGCACCGATGCAGGGCACCGCGGCAGATTTGATCAAGTTGAGCATGGTCAAAGTACAGCAGGTGCTGGATGCGCACAATAAGTCCACCAAGATGATCATGCAGGTGCATGATGAATTGGTATTCGAGGTGCCCGAAGCAGAGGTGGAATGGGTCCGCACTGAAATCCCCGCGCTGATGGCCGGGGTGGCTGCACTCAAAGTGCCTTTGTTGGCGGAAGTAGGGGTTGGCCCCAATTGGGACAAGGCACATTAGTGCCGAGGATACAGATAGCGGGTATTTGCTAATTTATTGTTGCAAATGTTAAATTTGCCGCGATAATTGAATTGTTTAATAAATTAGGGCGTCGTATGGGACTCAGTGGACTGAAGATTGCAACCAAGTTGTGGTCATTTATCGTGTTGATCATTGTGGCCATTTGCATGGTGGCGGTGATCGGCTTGATGCGCAGCAACTCCATCTTGAATGACGGGCGGCAAAAGCAAGCGCTTGCTCAGGAATTGGTGCAGCTTGCTACTGAGTGGAATGGGCTGACCAGCACGAATTCCGCGCGCAACACCGCTATTTTGATCAGCAGCGGCACGGCGGTCGCTGACACGTTCAAGGACGTGGTGACATCGACATCGGCCGAAATCACCGAGCTGCAGAAAAAAATTGAAAGCATGGCCCAAACCGACGAGGACAAGGCCCAGCTCAAAAAAGTAGCTGATGCCCGCAAGTTGGTTCTTTCCAGCCGGGAAAAGGCACGCGACCTCAAGAAGGCTGGCCAGGATGCAGAAGCGCTGCAGGCGATGACCAGCGAATACGAGCCGGCGCTCAAGGTGTACCTTGCCGAACAACGCCGTTTTGTCGAGCTACAAAAGCAGGAAATGGCCATGCACCAAGCCGAGATCGTGGCCAAGCGGGCCACGAACACCACCGGCATTCTGGTGAGCCTGGCAGTGATTGTGGCGATCATTTTTGCGGGCACCACCTGGCTAGTTCGCTCCATTCGCGAACCCCTGACTATGGCCAACGAGTTGGCGGCCCGTATTGCGCAGGGTGACCTGACGCACTCGGTCCATTCCGAGCGGACCGATGAATTCGGCCAGTTGCTGCATTCGCTGGAAGCCATGAATGTATCCCTCGGCCGGATGGTGTCCGAGATTCGCGGTGGTACCGATAGCATCGCGATTGCGAGTGCCGAAATCGCCACTGGCAACAACGACCTGGCCCAGCGCACCGAGCACACCTCCAGCAACTTGCAGGCTACGGCCTCTAGCATGGACGGTTTGACCCAAATCGTGCAGCAGAGCACCGACAACGCCCGCCAAGCGAGTGCCCTGGCAGCCAGCGCATCGACCGTGGCGCAGCGCGGCAGCGAAGTGGTGACCCAAGTGGTCAGCACCATGCAGGAAATTGACGCCAGCAGCAAGAAGATCGCCGACATCATCAGCGTGATTGACGGCATTGCCTTCCAGACCAACATCCTGGCGCTGAACGCAGCGGTGGAGGCCGCCCGCGCTGGTGAACAGGGTCGCGGCTTTGCGGTGGTGGCGTCTGAAGTGCGTTCGCTGGCCGGTCGCAGTGCAGAGGCTGCGAAAGAGATCAAGGCCCTGATCGGAACCTCGGTGGACAAAGTCGAGTCGGGTACCCAATTGGTGACCGATGCAGGCTCCACGATGGAGGAAATCATGCAATCAGTGCGCCGCGTGGCGGATGTGATTGGTGAAATTACGTCGGCCGCCAACGAGCAAAGCACCGGCATTGCAGGCGTTAACTCTGCCATCGGCAATCTCGACCAGATGACGCAGCAAAACGCGGCATTGGTCGAGGAAAGTGCGGCCGCCGCCGAAAGCCTGCGCGAACAAGCAGACCGCATGAAACAGGCTGTGGCCGTATTTAAGGTTACAGGCAGCATGTCGGGCCCTTCGTTGGCACCGGTACCGGTGCGCTCCGGAAAACCCAGCACCGCTTTCAAAGGGCCTGAGCGCCGCACCGGCGATGCTGCCGGCCCTCAAGCCCGCTCCACAGCATCAGCAAACACCAGCCCGCGCAAGCCCGCACCTGCACCGAAACCGGCTGCTGCCCCGATGCCAAGCTTGCAAAAACCTGTCGTGACTGCCTCAAACCGCCCCACACCCGCAGGTGGAGACGACGATTGGGAAACGTTCTAATAGTGGGCTGCCCTGATTTCCTGTAGTCTGCTTGTTGCGTCGCAAGGGTAGGTAATTGCCTACACTTGCACTTGCGCTTCAAAAACTATGGAGACACCCATGCTGGAAAATTTAAAGAACGAATTGGACTCTTTGCGCCCCGGTCGCACCACCGAAGCGGGCGCCACACGCCGCACCGCCATCATGGCGGCTCTCGGTGTCGGTTACGCGGCCACGGCGATGCCCATCATGGCGCAAACCGCAATCAGCACACCTGCCGACGGACTTGTTACCGGTTCCGAGATTTACGACGTGGCGGGAGAGAGCGTTCCTTTCTACTACGCCGCACCGGCCGACAAGACCGACTTGCCCATCGTGTTGGTGGTGCAGGAAATCTTTGGTGTGCATGAATACATTGCCGATACTTGCCGCCGTTTTGCCAAAGCGGGCTACTTGGCCATCGCTCCAGATTTGTATGCCCGCCAAGGCGATGCGTCGCAATACACCGACATCGGCAAATTGCTGGCCGAAGTAGTTTCCAAAGTGCCGGACGAGCAAGTCATGGCTGATTTGGATGGCGCGCTAGCATGGGCTGCTGACAACGGTGGCAACACCAAAAAAGTGGCGGTTACCGGTTTCTGCTGGGGCGGTCGCATCACTTGGTTGTACGCAGCGCACAACAAGGACGTCAAGGCCGGTGTGGCCTGGTACGGTCGCTTGGTGGGTACTCCTTCCGAGTTGACTCCCAAGAATCCGATTGACCTCGCCGAGAGCCTGAATGCACCTGTTTTGGGCCTGTATGGCGCCAAAGACACGGGCATTCCTGTCACGACAGTCAATGACATGAAAAAGGCTTTGGCTGCTGCGGGCAAAAAGGGCAACATAGCTGCCAAGGGTTCGCAGTTTGTGGTGTATCCCGAAGCCGGGCACGCCTTCCACGCGGACTACCGTCCGAGCTACCGTGCCAAAGAAGCTGCTGATGGCTTCAAGCGCACATTGGCCTGGTTCAAGGCAAAGGGCGTTGTTTGATTCTTCTGGCAATAGTG from Rhodoferax potami includes these protein-coding regions:
- a CDS encoding homoserine kinase; this translates as MAVYTEVSLDEASTFLSSLQLGTLQTMEGCSGGIENTNYFVTTDQAPYVLTLFERLTAQQLPFYLRLMKHLAFHGIPVPDPAANRDGDVLHSLNGKPAAVVNRLKGKSELSPNVEHCQQVGAMLARMHLAGRDFGMQQPNLRALAWWNETVPVVLPHLEAPLAALIQSELAYQNHVAAQSAYTALPRGAIHADLFRDNVMFDKVNGEPRLSGFFDFYFAGTDAWLFDLAVCLNDWCIDLPTGVADLERSRAFVQAYESVRPLTPQERELFPAMLRAGALRFWLSRLWDWYLPREASMLKPHDPTHFERVLKQRIASPLTLSTFMNPEPHTA
- a CDS encoding dienelactone hydrolase family protein codes for the protein MLENLKNELDSLRPGRTTEAGATRRTAIMAALGVGYAATAMPIMAQTAISTPADGLVTGSEIYDVAGESVPFYYAAPADKTDLPIVLVVQEIFGVHEYIADTCRRFAKAGYLAIAPDLYARQGDASQYTDIGKLLAEVVSKVPDEQVMADLDGALAWAADNGGNTKKVAVTGFCWGGRITWLYAAHNKDVKAGVAWYGRLVGTPSELTPKNPIDLAESLNAPVLGLYGAKDTGIPVTTVNDMKKALAAAGKKGNIAAKGSQFVVYPEAGHAFHADYRPSYRAKEAADGFKRTLAWFKAKGVV
- a CDS encoding BPSS1780 family membrane protein, coding for MKLQIVPPRQGVLWFKQGVRTFLRQPLAFTGLFFMFMAAVSLLSLLPVIGTPLALALLPAATLGLMAATQIAEQGQFPMPQVLIAGFRAGKDRLRSMVVLGVLYAVGFILVMGISATVDGGQFARVYLLGGELSPEVVLQGDFQSAALVAMVLYLPLSLLFWHAPALVHWHGITPMKSLFFSAVACLRNFWAFTVFGLVWMAAFLGVAMSVAILVSLLGSPALINAIMFPAGLALATMFFTSFYFTFRDCFEAPTTTKPEPGA
- a CDS encoding methyl-accepting chemotaxis protein, with amino-acid sequence MGLSGLKIATKLWSFIVLIIVAICMVAVIGLMRSNSILNDGRQKQALAQELVQLATEWNGLTSTNSARNTAILISSGTAVADTFKDVVTSTSAEITELQKKIESMAQTDEDKAQLKKVADARKLVLSSREKARDLKKAGQDAEALQAMTSEYEPALKVYLAEQRRFVELQKQEMAMHQAEIVAKRATNTTGILVSLAVIVAIIFAGTTWLVRSIREPLTMANELAARIAQGDLTHSVHSERTDEFGQLLHSLEAMNVSLGRMVSEIRGGTDSIAIASAEIATGNNDLAQRTEHTSSNLQATASSMDGLTQIVQQSTDNARQASALAASASTVAQRGSEVVTQVVSTMQEIDASSKKIADIISVIDGIAFQTNILALNAAVEAARAGEQGRGFAVVASEVRSLAGRSAEAAKEIKALIGTSVDKVESGTQLVTDAGSTMEEIMQSVRRVADVIGEITSAANEQSTGIAGVNSAIGNLDQMTQQNAALVEESAAAAESLREQADRMKQAVAVFKVTGSMSGPSLAPVPVRSGKPSTAFKGPERRTGDAAGPQARSTASANTSPRKPAPAPKPAAAPMPSLQKPVVTASNRPTPAGGDDDWETF
- the polA gene encoding DNA polymerase I, whose protein sequence is MTEPKKTLLLVDGSSYLYRAFFAGGDSMSVTLPDGTVQKTGAVRIMINMMNSLRKEYPADYVACVFDAKGPTFRDEIYPEYKAHRDPMPDDLRSQIAPIHEIVRLLGWTVLDVPGVEADDVIGTLAATAASQGIEVIVSSGDKDLAQLVNEHITIIDTMNGKRRDLAGVEAEFGVPARLMLDYQTLVGDTVDNVPGVAKVGPKTAVKWLQQYGSLQGVMDNATNIGGVVGENLRKALDWLPTGRTLLTIKTDCDLTGWVDGLPAMDSIAAGAKDTGALRAFYEKYGFKGLAKSVGGAEASSAAPAPSARTSEPGLFDEPAVEAATPASRVSTVEYETIFSLAALDALIARIHAAPLTALDTETTSLDEMRAEIVGISFSTEPGKGAYIPVAHRYPGAPEQLDRDAVLAKLKPWLENPQALKLGQHIKYDRHVFANHGIEVQGYAHDTMLQSYVLEADKPHGLASLAERHLGRSGISFEDLCGKGVNQISFDQVDIDKAAEYACEDSDQTLDVHLALWPQIEANDKLKFIYELEIASSEALYRIERNGVLIDAPTLAAQSHELGQRILQLETEAYEIAGQPFNLSSPKQLGEIFFDKLGMPVVKKTATGARSTDEEVLEKLAEDYPLPAKLLEHRSLAKLKGTYTDKLAQLALPRTGRVHTHYAQAVAVTGRLSSNDPNLQNIPIRTAEGRRVREAFVAPAGSVIASADYSQIELRIMAHISGDEALLGAFHQGLDVHRATAAEVFGVPVDQVSSEQRRYAKVINFGLIYGMSAFGLARNLGIDNTAAKNYIQRYFERYPGVKTYMESTRELAKRQGYVETVFGRRLQLAGIKNAKGAQLAGLERAAINAPMQGTAADLIKLSMVKVQQVLDAHNKSTKMIMQVHDELVFEVPEAEVEWVRTEIPALMAGVAALKVPLLAEVGVGPNWDKAH